Proteins encoded in a region of the Streptomyces akebiae genome:
- a CDS encoding ABC transporter ATP-binding protein encodes MADSAFIELDHVEKVFDVRRKTGFLRRERREVRAVDSISFTVARGEMVGYIGPNGAGKSTTIKMLTGILTPSGGRLRVAGIDPSRERTRLARRIGVVFGQRTTLWWDLPLIDSYALMHRMYRIPAARYRENLDRCVELLDLGALLDVPVRQLSLGQRMRGDIAAALLHDPEVLYLDEPTIGLDVISKAKVREFLKDLNTERGTTVLLTTHDLQDIEQLCRRVMVIDHGRLMYDGPLAGLHEVGESERTLVVDLERELPPIEAAPARVVRVEGPRQWLAFPASESAAPLVARIASAYPLVDLSVREPDIEAVIAQMYAQQAERVGGQVGEPGPAVS; translated from the coding sequence GGAAGACCGGGTTCCTGCGCCGGGAGCGGCGTGAGGTGCGGGCGGTCGACTCGATCTCGTTCACGGTGGCGCGCGGCGAGATGGTCGGCTACATCGGGCCGAACGGTGCCGGGAAGTCGACCACCATCAAGATGTTGACGGGGATCCTGACACCGAGCGGGGGCCGGCTGCGGGTCGCCGGCATCGACCCCTCCCGTGAACGGACGCGGCTGGCCCGGCGGATCGGGGTGGTCTTCGGCCAGCGGACGACCCTCTGGTGGGACCTGCCCCTCATCGACTCGTACGCGCTGATGCACCGTATGTACCGCATCCCGGCCGCCCGTTACCGCGAGAACCTCGACCGGTGTGTCGAACTCCTCGACCTGGGAGCGCTGTTGGACGTGCCCGTGCGGCAGCTGTCGCTCGGGCAGCGGATGCGCGGGGACATCGCGGCGGCTCTGCTGCACGACCCGGAGGTGCTGTACCTGGATGAGCCGACGATCGGGCTCGACGTCATCAGCAAGGCCAAGGTCCGCGAGTTCCTCAAGGACCTCAACACCGAGCGGGGCACGACGGTGCTGCTCACCACGCACGACCTCCAGGACATCGAGCAGTTGTGCCGCCGGGTGATGGTCATCGACCACGGGCGTCTGATGTACGACGGCCCGCTGGCCGGGCTGCACGAGGTGGGTGAGAGCGAGCGGACGCTCGTCGTGGACCTGGAGCGGGAGCTGCCGCCGATCGAGGCCGCGCCCGCCCGGGTCGTACGGGTGGAGGGGCCCCGGCAGTGGCTGGCGTTCCCGGCGTCGGAGTCGGCGGCCCCGCTGGTGGCGCGGATCGCGTCCGCGTATCCGCTGGTGGACCTCTCCGTGCGGGAGCCGGACATCGAGGCCGTGATCGCCCAGATGTACGCGCAGCAGGCGGAGCGGGTGGGCGGACAGGTGGGGGAGCCGGGCCCGGCCGTGTCGTAG
- a CDS encoding DUF1707 SHOCT-like domain-containing protein: MTDDMPDLPAAADLRASDADRERVSEQLRDALAEGRLDLEEFEERLDATYKARTYGELAPITRDLPGAGAVAPPAVVPQPSVSLVKGPAEEASWPERIVGGIGSSTWGVAIMSGFERKGRWTVPERFDCFAFWGGGELDLRDAYFAQREVTINCVAIMGGINVIVPPGVEVVVRGIGVMGGFDHSEEGVPGEPGAPRVVLTGFAFWGGVGVERKVPKAERQRLKEARRQERLERREARRELHASRRDQVHGMRRERDRERERRRGGER; the protein is encoded by the coding sequence ATGACGGACGACATGCCGGATCTTCCGGCCGCCGCGGATCTTCGTGCCTCCGACGCCGATCGTGAACGAGTCTCCGAGCAGCTGCGGGACGCGCTCGCGGAGGGGCGGCTCGACCTGGAGGAGTTCGAGGAGCGGCTGGACGCGACGTACAAGGCCCGGACGTACGGTGAGTTGGCGCCGATCACCCGGGACCTGCCCGGTGCGGGAGCCGTGGCGCCGCCGGCCGTCGTGCCGCAGCCGTCCGTGTCGTTGGTCAAGGGACCTGCGGAGGAGGCGAGTTGGCCGGAGCGGATCGTCGGCGGCATCGGCAGTTCCACCTGGGGCGTGGCGATCATGTCCGGGTTCGAGCGCAAGGGGCGGTGGACCGTTCCCGAGCGGTTCGACTGCTTCGCGTTCTGGGGCGGCGGGGAACTGGACCTGCGGGACGCGTACTTCGCGCAGCGTGAGGTCACCATCAACTGCGTGGCGATCATGGGTGGGATCAACGTGATCGTGCCGCCCGGGGTCGAGGTCGTGGTCCGGGGCATCGGGGTCATGGGCGGGTTCGACCACAGTGAGGAGGGGGTGCCGGGGGAGCCGGGCGCCCCGCGGGTGGTTCTCACCGGGTTCGCCTTCTGGGGCGGGGTCGGGGTGGAGCGGAAGGTGCCCAAGGCCGAGCGGCAGCGGCTGAAGGAGGCGCGGCGGCAGGAGCGGTTGGAGCGGCGTGAAGCCCGGCGCGAGTTGCATGCCTCCCGTCGTGATCAGGTGCACGGGATGCGGCGTGAGCGGGACAGGGAGAGAGAGCGGCGTAGGGGTGGGGAGCGGTAG
- a CDS encoding SGNH/GDSL hydrolase family protein, producing the protein MTKQHGYALLAAMTALIVAVSAAIYVGVGIDDGTPRQETFARAPRNSAAPASTGVWVGAWAASPNGSEPGTERDGLAGRSVRNVVHTTAAGTSARVTLSNLYGQQPLTITHASLAVAASTDTPAAAAETMRRLTFAGNPTVVIAPGRQVVSDAVRVPIPHDSDVLITTYSPTPSGPVTYHTHARQISYTAEGDQVADVTGTPYTTQSLHWRYVTALDVLSNESEGTVVVLGDSLTDGVSSTVGENRRWTDVLSGRLRAAAGSSDTPRYSVVNEGISGNRVLTDGNGRPAENPSGLSRFQRDVLGRTGVKAVVIDLGVNDILKNPRRADPEAITEGLRRLVDQAHARGLRVVGATLMPFHGHRGYSDQRESVRQAVNATIRSGNVFDTYVDFDKALRDPYDPRSLRPDYDSGDHLHPSDKGYARMAEVFDLEKLKGSAPAKL; encoded by the coding sequence ATGACCAAGCAGCACGGTTATGCACTTCTGGCGGCCATGACCGCCCTGATCGTGGCCGTCTCGGCCGCGATATACGTCGGCGTCGGCATCGACGACGGCACCCCGCGGCAGGAGACCTTCGCCCGCGCGCCCCGCAACAGCGCCGCCCCCGCCTCCACGGGCGTCTGGGTCGGCGCCTGGGCCGCCTCGCCGAACGGGTCGGAGCCGGGCACCGAGCGGGACGGCCTCGCCGGCCGCTCGGTGCGCAACGTGGTGCACACGACCGCCGCCGGTACGAGTGCCCGCGTCACCCTGTCCAACCTCTACGGCCAGCAGCCGCTGACCATCACTCACGCCTCGCTCGCCGTCGCCGCCTCGACCGACACCCCGGCCGCGGCGGCCGAGACCATGCGCCGCCTCACCTTCGCCGGCAACCCGACGGTCGTCATCGCGCCGGGTCGGCAGGTGGTGAGCGACGCCGTACGGGTGCCGATCCCGCACGACAGCGACGTACTCATCACCACCTACTCCCCGACCCCCTCCGGCCCGGTGACCTACCACACGCACGCGCGGCAGATCTCCTACACCGCCGAGGGCGACCAGGTCGCGGACGTCACCGGTACGCCGTACACGACGCAGTCACTCCACTGGCGGTACGTCACCGCCCTGGACGTGCTGAGCAACGAGTCCGAGGGCACGGTCGTGGTCCTCGGCGACTCCCTCACCGACGGCGTCTCCTCCACCGTCGGCGAGAACCGGCGCTGGACGGACGTCCTCTCCGGGCGCCTCCGCGCGGCCGCCGGCTCCTCCGACACGCCGCGCTACAGCGTCGTCAACGAAGGCATCAGCGGCAACCGCGTCCTGACCGACGGCAACGGACGGCCCGCCGAGAACCCCAGCGGCCTCTCCCGCTTCCAACGCGACGTACTGGGCCGTACGGGTGTCAAGGCCGTCGTCATCGACCTCGGCGTCAACGACATCCTCAAGAACCCGCGCCGCGCCGACCCCGAGGCCATCACCGAGGGTCTGCGTCGGCTCGTCGACCAGGCCCACGCCCGGGGCCTGCGCGTCGTCGGCGCCACGCTCATGCCCTTCCACGGCCACCGCGGCTACTCCGACCAGCGCGAGTCCGTCCGCCAGGCCGTCAACGCCACCATCCGCTCGGGCAACGTCTTCGACACCTACGTCGACTTCGACAAGGCCCTGCGCGACCCCTACGACCCCCGCAGCCTCCGCCCCGACTACGACTCCGGCGACCACCTGCACCCCAGCGACAAGGGCTACGCCCGCATGGCGGAGGTCTTCGACCTGGAGAAGCTGAAGGGGTCGGCACCGGCGAAGCTGTGA
- a CDS encoding DUF445 domain-containing protein, with amino-acid sequence MDRTKAEEAQPEAAVGAGARASHRTMTTFSAADEEKQRGVRQMKLIAAGLLLFVALVYVLAKWASHEGAGAWAGYVAAAAEAGMVGALADWFAVTALFRHPLGLPIPHTAIIPTKKDQLGVTLGEFVGENFLSQDVVRQRLRAVGIGSRLGAWLAEPQHADRVTAELATALRGALTVLRDSDVQAVVGEAITRRANAQEIAPGIGKMLEKVVTDGGHRRVVDLICTRAHDWLVLHDTQVMDAVEGGAPGWTPRFVDRKVGERVYKELLRFATEMRDSPTHPARGALDRFLTDFATDLQSDTDTRARVERLKGEVLGRGEVQDLIASAWTAVRSMIVSAAEDERSELRLRVRASLLSLGARMATEPSVQAKVDKWVEGAAVHVVTTYRAEITSLITETVASWDAEHTTKKIEANIGRDLQFIRINGTVVGSLAGLLIYTVSRALGA; translated from the coding sequence ATGGACCGTACGAAAGCGGAAGAAGCGCAGCCCGAGGCGGCGGTGGGCGCCGGGGCGCGCGCCTCGCACCGCACCATGACCACCTTCAGCGCCGCCGACGAGGAGAAGCAGCGCGGCGTCCGGCAGATGAAGCTCATCGCGGCCGGGCTGCTGCTCTTCGTGGCGCTGGTCTACGTGCTGGCCAAGTGGGCCTCGCACGAGGGTGCGGGTGCCTGGGCGGGCTATGTCGCGGCGGCGGCCGAGGCGGGCATGGTGGGCGCGCTGGCCGACTGGTTCGCGGTGACCGCGTTGTTCCGGCATCCGCTCGGGCTGCCCATCCCGCACACCGCGATCATCCCCACCAAGAAGGACCAACTGGGCGTGACACTCGGTGAGTTCGTCGGTGAGAACTTCCTCTCCCAGGACGTCGTACGGCAGCGGCTGCGGGCCGTCGGCATCGGCAGCCGGCTCGGCGCGTGGCTCGCCGAGCCGCAGCACGCCGACCGGGTGACGGCCGAACTGGCGACCGCGCTGCGGGGCGCGCTGACCGTGCTGCGCGACTCGGACGTGCAGGCCGTGGTGGGGGAGGCGATCACCCGGCGGGCCAACGCGCAGGAGATCGCGCCCGGTATCGGCAAGATGCTGGAGAAGGTCGTCACCGACGGCGGCCACCGGCGGGTCGTCGACCTGATCTGCACCCGCGCCCACGACTGGCTGGTGCTGCACGACACGCAGGTCATGGACGCCGTCGAGGGCGGCGCCCCCGGCTGGACCCCCCGCTTCGTGGACCGCAAGGTCGGCGAGCGCGTCTACAAGGAACTGCTCCGCTTCGCCACCGAGATGCGTGACTCGCCCACGCACCCGGCGCGCGGCGCCCTCGACCGTTTCCTCACCGACTTCGCCACCGACCTCCAGTCCGACACGGACACCCGGGCGCGGGTGGAGCGACTCAAGGGCGAGGTGCTGGGCCGGGGCGAGGTCCAGGACCTGATCGCCTCCGCCTGGACGGCCGTACGGTCGATGATCGTGTCCGCCGCCGAGGACGAGCGCAGCGAACTGCGGCTGCGGGTCCGCGCGTCGCTGCTGTCGCTGGGGGCCCGGATGGCCACCGAGCCGAGCGTGCAGGCCAAGGTGGACAAGTGGGTCGAGGGCGCCGCCGTGCACGTCGTCACCACCTACCGCGCCGAGATCACCTCCCTCATCACCGAGACCGTCGCGAGCTGGGACGCCGAGCACACCACGAAGAAGATCGAGGCCAACATCGGCCGTGACCTGCAGTTCATCCGGATCAACGGCACGGTCGTGGGTTCGCTGGCCGGGCTGCTCATCTACACGGTGTCGCGGGCGCTGGGGGCGTAA